From the genome of Pukyongia salina, one region includes:
- a CDS encoding CvfB family protein: MLQLGEYQQLRILRETDPGLYLGNSEGDEVLLPHKYKPESFELGDELNVFVYLDHEERPVATTLEPYVQLNEFGYLHCSDVNKFGAFMDWGLEKQLFVPFKEQARPMKPGNWYIVRLYLDEQTNRLTGSSKTNKFLSNENLTVAKFDEVDILVTHLTDKGANVIVNGIHKGLIYTEDIFEDIRTGDRLKAYVKKIRHDNKLDIVLQTPGYKSIEPNANYVLDELKAAGGFIPLHDKSDPETIKNELGLSKKSFKKAIGSLYKDKQIVIKEDGIELI; encoded by the coding sequence ACCAGCAACTTAGGATACTGCGAGAAACCGATCCGGGCTTATACCTGGGAAATTCGGAAGGGGATGAAGTATTGCTGCCGCATAAATATAAGCCCGAATCCTTCGAGCTGGGAGACGAATTAAACGTCTTTGTTTACCTGGACCATGAGGAACGTCCTGTAGCTACCACTTTGGAGCCATATGTGCAATTGAATGAATTTGGATACCTGCACTGCAGTGATGTGAATAAATTTGGCGCTTTCATGGACTGGGGTCTGGAGAAACAACTATTTGTTCCCTTTAAAGAGCAGGCACGCCCAATGAAACCGGGCAATTGGTATATCGTTCGACTCTATCTGGATGAACAGACCAATAGGTTGACCGGGTCCAGTAAGACCAATAAATTTCTAAGTAATGAGAATCTTACCGTTGCCAAATTTGACGAAGTAGATATACTGGTAACACATCTCACCGATAAAGGGGCTAACGTAATTGTTAACGGGATCCACAAAGGGCTTATTTATACTGAAGATATATTCGAGGATATACGCACCGGTGATCGTTTAAAGGCCTATGTGAAGAAAATACGTCACGACAATAAGTTGGACATAGTCTTGCAAACTCCGGGTTATAAGAGTATCGAACCAAACGCGAATTATGTCCTGGACGAACTAAAAGCGGCGGGTGGCTTTATTCCTTTACACGATAAATCTGATCCGGAAACGATTAAAAATGAACTTGGCCTAAGCAAGAAAAGTTTTAAGAAGGCCATTGGTAGTTTGTATAAGGACAAACAGATCGTGATAAAAGAAGATGGAATTGAGTTGATCTGA